In bacterium, the sequence GGCCGCGTCGGGGGACTCCGCGGAAGACGCACTCGCCTCTCGGGCAGCACAGCTTCGCGACGAGACGTGGCTCCAACACTTCGGACTGCTCCGACGCTTCGGTCTCTCCTTCGACCTTCAGCTCTTCGCCTGGCAGCAGGACGATGCCCGCGCTCTGCTGGAGCGCCACGACGACGTCCAGATCGTGCTCAACCACACGTTGATGCCTTTCGATCGGTCGAACGAGGGGATGGCGCTGTGGCGGCGGGGCCTCGCGTTCTTCGCGCGCCATCCGAACGTCGCGCTGAAGATCTCGGGCCTCGGCATGGCTCCGGGCGGTTGGGATCCGGCCGCCAACCATCGATTGATCCTCGAGGCGATCGAGGCCTTCGGGACCGACCGATGCTTCTTCGGCAGCAATTTCCCGATCGACGGGTTGGTGGCGAACTATCGCTCGATCTGGTCGACTTTCCGGGACGCGATCGATCCGCTCTCGGAGGACGAGCAGGTCGCAATGCTGCGCGGCAACGCGGAGCGCGTGTACCGGATCTGACGCGAGCGGCGAACCGAAGGGGAGCGAGACGATGAACGAGATCGCGATTCGAGGAGGAACCGTCGTCGACGGAACGGGCGCGCCCGCCCGCCGGGCGGACGTCGGGATCCGTGACGGCCGTGTCTGTGAGATCGAGGAGTCCGTTCGAGGCAGCGAAGAGATCGACGCGAGCGGTCGACTCGTCGTCCCGGGATTCGTCGACATCCATACCCACTACGATGCGCAGGTTCTCTGGGACCCGAGCCTCGAGCCGTCGAGTCACCAGGGGGTGACGAGCGTCGTTGCCGGCAACTGCGGCTACAGCATCGCCCCCACGAAGGAACGCGATCGCGCCTCGCTCATGCGGACCCTCGACAAGGTCGAGGACATGCGGATCGCGACCCTCGAGGCCGGCGTCTCCTGGGATTTCGAGAGCTATGGCGAGTACCTCGACCTGATCGAAGGCCGCGGCCTCGGAATCCACTTCGGAGGCTACGTCGGACACACCCCCGTCCGTCTGTACGTGATGGGCGACGACGCCTACGAACGGGAAGCAACGGAATCCGAGATCGAGGAGATGAAGCGGATCGTCGCCGATTCGATTCGAGCGGGCGCCCTCGGCTTCTCGTCCGATCGGGCAGGGTTCCACCTCGGCGACGGGGGCCGCCCGGTCCCCTCCGTCGTGTCCAGCCAGGCGGAGGTCGAGGCCCTGCTCGGTGTCGCGGGCGAGATCGGCCAGGGCGTCCTCCACGTCGCCGCAGGCGAAGCGTTCGACTGGGTCTACGACGTCCAGCCGCGAATCGGCCGCGTCTTGAACTGGTCTTCGATCCTGACCTACCCGGAAGCCTGGAGATCCCGCGCGCCCTGGCGCGAGAAGCTCGATCGACATCTCGCGGGCCGCGCCA encodes:
- a CDS encoding amidohydrolase family protein — translated: MPTILAVDAHHHLWDLGVSHYRWLHPNPDGDPFPDFEKICRDYTIADYRADLAGCDVVKSVHVQAEHDADDPVRETEWLQRVADDPDSGGFPHAIVAGIDLSRPDFEGVLEAQAGHANVRGVRQILDAHATAASGDSAEDALASRAAQLRDETWLQHFGLLRRFGLSFDLQLFAWQQDDARALLERHDDVQIVLNHTLMPFDRSNEGMALWRRGLAFFARHPNVALKISGLGMAPGGWDPAANHRLILEAIEAFGTDRCFFGSNFPIDGLVANYRSIWSTFRDAIDPLSEDEQVAMLRGNAERVYRI
- a CDS encoding amidohydrolase family protein, whose protein sequence is MNEIAIRGGTVVDGTGAPARRADVGIRDGRVCEIEESVRGSEEIDASGRLVVPGFVDIHTHYDAQVLWDPSLEPSSHQGVTSVVAGNCGYSIAPTKERDRASLMRTLDKVEDMRIATLEAGVSWDFESYGEYLDLIEGRGLGIHFGGYVGHTPVRLYVMGDDAYEREATESEIEEMKRIVADSIRAGALGFSSDRAGFHLGDGGRPVPSVVSSQAEVEALLGVAGEIGQGVLHVAAGEAFDWVYDVQPRIGRVLNWSSILTYPEAWRSRAPWREKLDRHLAGRATGADVSVQVTCRPIVQRIVMREPTSFYQMPSFQALVATPEAERERVFADRDWRAQVVAEFESGDWIDPGWATFTIAESEVHAELIGRSVLDLAHERGGTPWDVVCDLALEEDLATRFEIVFANDDLEGVSELLRGEGCVLGLSDAGAHVGQICDAVMPTDFLAGWVRDRSLMSVEAGIRKVSGEVARVAGLADRGTLEVGQVADVVVLDWERLSPGPERRAFDFPAGGERLTADAPTGIETVLVAGAATRREGKSCLGSLDRLPGRVLRSVPG